In Halalkalicoccus subterraneus, the DNA window GACGCCGATGATCGAGGGATCGGCCATCGGGTTTCTGAAAAAACCCTGCATCACCGTCCCCGCAGCCGCGAGCGCGAAGCCGACGACCGCCGCGAGGACCACTCTCGGGAGTCGGATCCGCATGACGATCGTCTCGTGGGTTTCCGGCACCGCGAAGTCGAACGCGGGAGTCCACTCGACCCGCGGGAGCGGAACGGAAAGCGGTCCGATTCCGGCCGGACTCGCCGGCCCGATCCCCGCGGGAAGTGCCACCGCATTGAGCAGCACCTTCGCCACGACGACCGGGTCGACGCGGACGGGGCCGAGCGCCGCGCTGAGGAGGATCACGACGACGAGCAGCACACACAGTCCCGCCGACCACGCCCCAGTCTCGATGCGTCGCGTCACGGTAGCAAGTGAATTTGCTTTAGGTAAATACTTATTGAACAAGTGCCCACACAGGTTCGTGAATCGAGTGTTTACCGTCGTCGTGGCGCTGTTGGTGCTCACGTCGACGTTCGGAATCGGGGCGGTCGGCGCACACGACGGTGTGGCGGCGGCCCAATCGGAGATCGAGTGTGAGTTTCCCGCGACCGTAACCGACGCGACCGGCGAGGAGATCACCGTCGAGGAGGAGCCCGAACGCATCGTCGCGATGCAGCCGAGCGACGCCCAGATGCTCTGGGAGATCGGTGCCCGTGAGAAGGTCGTCGGGATGCCCGTCGGCCAGTACACCGAGTACCTGGAGGGCCACGACGAGCCCACGGACATCACACAGGACGACGGGTTGACGGTCAACACCGAGCAGGTCGTCGATCTCGAACCCGACGTCGTCTTCGCCTCGTCGGTCGCCGACGAGGAACAGGTCGCACAGCTCCGCGACGCCGGTATCACCGTCTATCAGGTCGGGGACGCGACATCGATCGACGACGTGCGCGAGAACACCGAGACGTTCGGCCAACTCAGCGGCGAGTGTGCGGGCGCGGCCGAAACCCTCGACTGGATGGACGAGGAGATCGGCGCGATCGAACGGGCCGTCGAGGGTGAGGACTCCCCCACGGTCCTGTTCGCGATGGGTGACGGCTTCACTGCGGGTGAGGGAACCTTCATCGAGGACGTGATCGAAACCGCGGGCGGCGAGAACCTCGGGAGCGAGGCCGGTATCGAGTCCTACGGACAGATCAGCGAGGAGGTCGTGCTCAGCGAGGATCCCGACTGGATCGTCTACCCCGACGGTAACTTCGAGGAGCCGCCCGTGAGCGATCAGGTGCTCCAGAGTACGACCGCCGGCCAGGAGGACCAGGTCTTCGCCGTTAACGCCAACCAGATGAACCAGCCCGGCCCGCAGGTCGTCTACGCGATCGACGCGCTCGCCGAGACGTTCCATCCCGACGCCTACGAGGCCATCGGGAACGACACTGCGGCCGCCAACGACTCGACCAACGAGGCCGCCGGCAACGATTCGACCGACGCCGCGGACGGCTCCGGCGGCGAAGACCAGCCCGGCTTCGGCGTCGTCGCCGCGCTCGTCGCGCTGGCGGCCGCGGGTCTGCTCTTCTTCCGCCGGCGATAGGTCGGAAGGCGTTTTATTCTCGGCCCGTCGAGAACCGGTATGGTCGAAAACGTGATCTGGCCCGCCTATCTCGACGCCGACGTCTCCCGGTCGAAGGGACGGCGCGTCCCGCTCGACATCGCCATCGACGAGCCGACGGTCGAGGAGATCGCCGCCGCCGCCCAGCAGGTGGGCTACGACGCCGTCATCGAGCGCGATCAGACCTATCCCCGCGAGTACGAGCGGAGGGGGAGAGTCCTGATCAAGGACGCCGACGACGCCTCGAAGAACGACCTCGTCCAGGCTATCGCCGCCTACGTGACGGCGCTGCGGGAGTGAGACGATGAAGCGCGTCGGCGAGGTCGTCAGAACGGCACAGGGGCTCGCGATCGTTCGCTGTCCCGAGGACAGTCGGCCCGATATCGGCACCGTGGTGCTCGACGAGAGCCTCTCGAAGGTGGGTCGCGTCGTCGACGTCTTCGGGCCCGTTTCTCATCCCTACGTCGCGGTGACGCCCGACGATCGGTCGGCGCTGGCGGGTCTGCTCGGCGGAAAACTGTACGCCCGCTGAACGGGAACGAAACCCCGAAGGTCCGTCGGGCGGATCGTGAGGCATGGACCAGCGTTCCCACGTACTGGCTGCGGTCGCCGGTACGGTCGCCCTCTTCCTCTCGATCCAGCTCGGCGCGCTCGCGCTGGTCGAGCCCTTCCAGTCGGCGGGACTGCAGGCCGTCGAAAACCCCGACGACCCGACGAACTCCCTCCTGTATATCGGCGCGATCCTCGTCGCCACGGGAGTGATGCTCGCGGCGTTCAAGTTCGACCTCCAGTGGCTGATTCGGGGGCTGGTCGTTCTCGCCAGTGTGTTCCTCTCGTGGTACGTCCTCGTCGTGGTGCTCCCGGCACCCGTGGTCATCGGCGGCGTCCACGTCCCCGCCGCGCTCGGCGCGCTCGCGGTCGGTGCCGGTCTCACGCTCTACCCCGAGTGGTACGTCATCGACGCCGCGGGCGTGATCATGGGTGCGGGCGCGGCGGGGATCTTCGGGATCACCTTCGGGATCTTCCCCGCGATCGTCCTTCTGGTCGTGCTCGCCGTCTACGACGCCATCAGCGTCTACGGTACGAAACACATGCTCTCGCTGGCCGACGGCGTCATGGAGATCAAGCTCCCGGTTCTCCTCATCGTTCCCGTTTCGGTCGGCTATTCGTTTCTCGAGGAAGCACCGACGGGGGACGATGAGGAGAACCGGGAAGACGGAACCACCGGGAGCGACGATCGGGACGCCTTCTTCATCGGGCTCGGGGACGCGGTCATTCCCACGGTCCTCGTCGCGAGCGCGGCGTTTTTCGTCCCCACACCGTCCCTCTCGATACCGGGGGTCGCGCTGACGGTTCCCGCGCTCGGCGGAATGATCGGCACCCTCGCCGGACTGCTCGTGTTGCTGTGGATGGTGCTTCAGGGGCGGGCCCACGCCGGGCTCCCTCTCCTCAATGGGGGGACCATCGCCGGCTATCTGGCGGGTGCGCTCGCGAGCGGGCTGACGCTCACACAGGCGATCGGGCTCTGAACGGTTCAAAGCCCGGCACGGAAACGCCGCTTGGCTCGATCCCCCTTGCGATCCGCACGAGCCGACGGCCCGTCCGAGCGCGCAACGTATATCTATATACGACTATTGACTACTCGATAGACATGTGGCGAACCGCGGCCCGTCGCGACCGGCGGGCAACGACCAGGGATAACTAGCGATGATCGAGGGGGCACTGGCAGAGATCGGTCTCGAGGTACAACGACTGTTCGTAGCGGTCGCGCTGGGGCTGTTCCTCGGGCTCGAACGCGAGTGGTCACAGAAGTCCGCGGGCATCAGGACGTTCTCACTGGTCACGCTTGCGGGGTCGGTGTTCGTCATCGTCGGCAGCGACGGCCTGTTGGTCGTCGGCGGCGTCCTCGTAGTCGTCCACGGGGCGTTTCTGGGCGTGAAGGGGCTCGCGGACGATGAGGGGCTGTACCTGACGACCTCGATCTCGATGTTCGTCGCCTACGGCGTTGGGATCCTCGTCGCGAGCGGCTACGTCCTCGAAGGGGTCGTGGTCGCGTTGCTGTCGTCGCTGCTGCTCGTGTTGAAGCGCGAGCTCCACGAGTTCGCCCGCGAGCTCTCGAAGGAGGAGGTCAAAAGTGCGAGCGAGCTCGCGATCCTCGCGTTCGTCATCTACCCGCTGTTACCGACCGAGAACATGGGGCCATGGAACGCGGTCGACCCGCGGACCGTCTGGCTGCTCGTGATCGCGATGAGCGCGATCGGCTTCGTCAACTACGTCATCATCCAGAAGTTCGGCAGTCAGGGCGTCGGCATCAGCGGCTTCTTCGGTGGACTGGTCAACTCCACGGCGGCCGTCGGCGAGATCGCCTCACGGGCGCGCACGAGCCAGGATTTCACCGGGCTGGCCGTCGGCGGGATCCTGCTCGCCGACGCCGCGATGGCGTTTCGGAACCTCCTGATAATCGTCGTGTTCGTCCCCGAGCTGGCGTTCGTCATCGGGATTCCACTGGCTGCGATCGCGCTGGCCGGGATCGCGCTGTCGCTGCTGATGAGCGACTGGGACGTCGAACTCGAAACGGAGTTCGAATCGCCCTTCAGCCTGAGCAACGCACTGAAGTTCGGCACGCTGTTTCTGGTCGTTCTGATCGCGTCGGCCGGCGCCCAGGAGCTATTCGGCTCGACGGGATTTCTCGCGACGAGCTTCTTCAGCGGCCTCGTCTCGAGCGGGTCGGTGGCGACGACCGCGGTCGTCCTCGTCCAGTCGGGTCAGCTCTCGACTAACGTGGCCGCCGCCGGCGTGCTCGCCGGGACGGTCGCGAGCATCCTCGTCAAGATCGCGCTCGCAGCCTCCATCGAGCGCTCGATCGTCCGGCCGGTCGTTCGGGGAAGCGCCGCGTTGATCGCTGTCGGCCTCCTCTCGATGGGCGCCGCGCTGGCGTTCGCGTGAGGAGAGGGCCTCCCTCAGCGACCGGGCATCGCCTCGCTGGCGGGTGTGAACTCGATTTCCGTCCCGAGACCCGCTTCGCGTGCTCGCTCGTAGAGCATGTGGGCCGCGGCGACCGTCTCGATCCCGGTGCCGCCGCTGTCGAAGACGGTGATCTCCTCTGTGCTCTCGCGGCCCGAAACGTCCCCTGAAATCACCTCCCCGAGTTCGCCGTGGACGTGATCCGGACCCACGACACCCTGTTCGATGGCGGCCATCAGCGAGCCGGCGTCCCGGTCCATGCGGGCCCGAAGGTCGAGCACGTACTTCGCGCGCGAAACCGTCGTCGCGTCGAGTTCGTGCTTTCGGGTGTCGTACTGGCCCATCGCGGTGACGTGCGTGCCGGGTTCGAGCAACTCGCCGTCGAACACGGGATCCGAGGCGTTCGTCGCCGTGATCACGACGTCCGCGCCAGAAACGGCGTCGGCACTCGTTTCGACCGCCTCGACCGTCGGGTCGACGATCGCGTCCATCTCGTCAGCGAACGCCTCGCGGTTCTCGCGGGTCGTCGAGTACACTCGAACTGAATCGAACTCGCGGACGGCGGCGGTCGCACGGAGCTGGCCGCGGGCCTGTGCGCCGCTGCCGATCAGCCCGAGCGTGCTCGCGTCCTCACGGGCGAGCGTGTCGACGCCGACCGCGCCCGCCGCCCCCGTCTTGAACGGGTTCAGGTACGCGCCGTCGAGCAGCGCCAGCGGTTCGCCGCTCTCTGCGTCGAACAGCGGCGTGACGAACCAGGCATCACGCGCACCGAAGCCGGCGCCGTAGGTGTACCCACCCATGACGCCGGTTTCGGGGAGGATCGCCATGTAGCCCGTCAGCATCCCCGGCGGATCGTCGTTTCGGAGTTTGGTCCGGGGCTCGGCGGCCGCGCCCGCCCCGCGCTGGCGGTAGCCCTCGCGGACGGCGTCGACGTAGTCCTCGGGATCCGCCAGATCGACGAGATCGTCGCTCGTCAGAAACAGTGTATCGGTCACGAACGGCCGTTCGGCCGCCGGCGAGAAAACAGTTCGTGGTCTATTCGGTCGATCGCTTCGAGGGGCCGGTCGGCTGTGCGGTCGGGCCCTCGGGCTGGTTGACGAACAGTGCATGGCCGATCAGGACGATGGCGACCGCGGCGGCGGCCGGAACGGCCAGCGCGAGATCGACGCCCAGCACAGTCAACGTTCCACCGATACCGAACAACGCGAGCGGGATGAGTCCGAGGATCAAATCGTAGTAAGACGCCATAATGTATCTGGATGTATGGACCCTATCAGTATAATTGTTTTGACTAACAGTTGAATAGCCCCTTGATAACTCTGTAGTAATCTGTGAATAACATATTTAAAACTTTTTTATAAGTTATTCATGGTTACGCAGCGTGCTTCGCTTAGACCGACTGACTCCGCTGGTGGAGGCGGGTTGGAGGAAAGTCGAAAAGCCAATCGAACGACTGTCTGACCGACGCCAGGGTTCTATCCGCGGCGCGAGAGCGCGGTTACCAGCACGCGCCACGGGAGCAGCGTCACGAGACCGGTGGCGACGGTGACCAGAACGAACGTCGGCGGTGCGCCGCCGACGAGCCACGGGGTCGCGCGCAGGCCAACGCCGATCAGCGCGGCGACGAGCCAGGCGATCCCCACCGCGAGGAGGGTTTCGACGAACGACTCCCGGATGCGGGCGGTGTAGACGCCCACCATCGGGGCGACGAGCAGCCAGCCGAGCAGGAACGGGACAACGGTTTCCGCGGTGTAGGGGAGATCGGCGAGCGGGTCAGTGCCGTGCGTGATCAACCCGTAGGAGAGCTGTGCGGCGATGATCGCGAGATCGCCGAAGAGGACGAACAGGGTCGCCGCCGAGCGATCGAACCGAGTGACTCCGGCCATGAATCGCCCTTCTTCGGGCAGGGGTATGTGTTCCCCGGTTTCCACACCGCTCAACACGGCGGGCGATCAACGGAGGGTATGGAGTCCGAACTGCTCGGCTGGCCGCCCGACGGGCCGAAACTCGAACTCGACTACCGGACGTTCAGCTACGCCGGGAAGTTCGTCATGACGAACACGGGCAAGGCTGTAATCCGCGAGGAGGGCGAGGTCCGTGCGGCCGCGGCGTTCAACGAGGACCGAACCGAACCCGAGACGCTGTGGATCCGCTACATCACGACCCACGTCGAGCATCGGGGCGAGGGGCTCGGCCCCCGACTGCTCGCGTTCGTCCGCGAACGCGCCCGCGGGCGGGGCTACGACCGGGTGCGGATCGCGGTGAACAACCCGTTTGCCTACGAGGCGTGCTACCGAGCAGGGTTTGCCTACACCGGACGAGAGACCGGTCTCGCAGAGCTCGTCCTCGAAACGCCGACCAAAGAAACGGAGGAGCGCTATCAGGAGGGACTTGACGCCTTTCGTGAGCGCGATCTCGACGACGCCGAACGGGAGTTCCTCGCCCGTAAGGAGGAAAGCGACCCGCCGGACGAGTCGGGCCGACGAAACGGATAGAAACGGCCAAACGGCCGCCGACGCTCGGAGGGGTATGGAGACGACACGGCACTTCACCGCCACCGTCTACGTCGTCAACGAGGGCGCGACGGCGCTGCACGAACACGAGAAGCTCGGGCTGTGGCTCCCGCCGGGCGGGCACGTCGACCGCGACGAACTCCCCCACGAGACCGCCCTGCGGGAGGCCCGCGAGGAGACGGGTCTCGACGTCGAAATCCTGTCCGAACACGACGACGTGAGTTCGTCGACCGTCGAGTCGCTGCCTGAACCCGCCCACCTGCTGCTCGAGGACATCAACGTTTCCGAAAACGGTGTTGGCCATCAGCACATCGATTTCGTCTACTACGGGTGGGCCAACTCGCGCGCGCTCGACCCCGCCGACGGCGAGCAAGGATCCGAAGACTGGGAGTGGGTCGGGCCCGAGACACTGGAGGACGAGCGGTTCGACCCTGACGTCACTCGGCTGGGTCGCGAGGCGCTATCCCGATTCGAGTAGCGACGCGACGTACTTCGTGACGTGGTCGTCCATCCGGCGCTTGTAGCCCGCCTGACGGGCCAGACGGTCGAGTTCGCGCGCGATCAGGCTGCCGTACTGCACCGCCTTCTTCTTCCGACCGGCGACCTCGCCGGGGACGAACTCGCGGGCCGCTTTCCGGAAGATTCGTTTTCGCTCCTCGTCGGTCGCGAGCATCGGGCCGTCGAGGCGCAGCGCCGCGCGCACGACGCGTCCGTCGAGCAGGGGCGCGACCGGTTCGGCCCCGGCGGCACGGATCGCGAGCACGTCGCGTTCGAGCTGGTCGGGCAGGCCCGCGATCACCTCGCGAGTCGCGCCCCGAACCGTGTCCGCGTCGACACGGTGATCGGTCCGAACGATCTTCTCGTAGCCGCCGAACAGCTCGTCGGCACCCTGCCCGACGGCGAGGCGGTCGTAGCCGTCTCCTACTGCTCGCTCGGCGACGAGAAAGAGCGGGAGGGCGATGCCGACGTCCATCGCGTTGGTTCGGCCCGTAGCGCGTGCTACAAGGGGTACCGCCCGCTCGATGTCGGCGTGGGTACACTCGATGATCCGGAGGTCCCGGTCCATCGCGTGGGCACTCTCGCGGGCCGCATCGAGGTCGTGGCTCCCCTCGAACCCGACGACGTACAGCGGGGCGTCCACCCGACTGGCGACGACGGCCGAATCGACACCACCGGAAAAGGCGACCGCGAGCCCCTCGGCATCGAGCGCGAGGCTCGCGTCGAGCGCGTCCGCGACCGCCGTGAGGGCCTCGTTCTCGTCGGCGAAGGCGGGCGGGTCGGGCAGCGAGAAGACACGCTCGTCACCGACATGGCCCGCGGGAAACGGGACCGCATCGTCGAGATCGGTCGGCGAGAACGCCCACTGCGTACCCGAGTGCTCGACGAACAGCGGGGAGCGCCCGAGGACGTCCCGGACGAGCCGTCCGTCGGGGAGTTCGCCGGCAAAGCCCGGCCCGTCGGGCAGCGGATCGTGGTTCTCGACGGCCCGCTCGACGGTCGCGAGGTCGGCGCCGTGGATCATTCGAGCAGTGAGGAGACGCGGCGTTTCACCCGGCGTTTCGCCCCGCCGCCGGCCTGCCGGAAGCTGATCCGCCAGGGAGTGCGCTTGCCGTCCACTGACGTGTGCCCCGCACGAATCGCATCGAGGATCGCATCGACGGTCCGCTCACCATCGGTATCGACCCGCGTCACCGCCTGACCGACCATCTCGCTGATATGGGCGTCGCTGCCGGCGGTCATGGGCAGTCCGCGCGATCGTGCGAAGCGTTCGGCCTTGCGGTTGGCCCGGCCTGTGAGGAGTCTAGAGTTGTAGACCTCGATGGCGTCCGCTTGTGCGAGCTCGTCCCGGGACACCTTCGCGCCGACGCCATGGCGGGAGGACTGGAAGGGATGGGGAACGACGGCGATCCCGCCCGCCGCGTGGATCCGCTCGATCGTCCCCTCGAAGGGAAGTCCCGGCGGGATCCGCTCGTCGACGCCGAGACCGAGGACGTGGCCGGCGCTACTGGAGATCTCGATACCGGGGATCCCGATCAGTCCGTACTCGGGGGCGAGTTCGGCGGCCTCGCGGCTCGCGTCGAACGCGTCGTGGTCGGTGATCGCGACGGCGTCGAGGCCGACGGCTGCGGCCTGCTCCAAAACGAGGTCCACGGGGTCGCGCCCGTCGTGCGAGAGCGCGGAGTGTGCGTGGAGTTCGACCGAGAGCACGGTCGATCTTCGAGAGGGGTGTGCAAAAGCACCCCGATCCGTTGATACACACGATCATGCACATAGAAAGCGATTTATCGCCCTCGGCTGAACACGGGAGTGAATGAGCCTCTCGGATTCGGATCGCGAGATCATTACTACGGAACTCGGCCGCGAACCCACACGGGCCGAGGCCGCACTGTTCGAGAACCTCTGGAGCGAGCACTGTGCGTATCGCTCCTCGCGGCCCCTGCTCGGCGCGTTCGATTCGGAGGGCGAGCACGTCGTCGTCGGGCCCGGCGACGACGCCGCGGTCGTCGCGCTCCCGGACCCCGGGACGGGGGAGTCGAGCGGGACCTACATCACGCTTGGAATCGAGAGCCACAACCACCCCTCCTACGTCGACCCCTACGACGGGGCTGCGACGGGGATCGGCGGCATAGTACGGGATACCCTCTCGATGGGCGCATACCCCCTCGCGCTGACCGACTCGCTGTACTTCGGCGGGTTCGATCGCGAGCACACGCGCTACCTGCTGGAGGGCGTCGTCGAGGGGATCTCCGATTACGGCAACGCCATTGGGGTTCCCACCGTCGGCGGCAGCCTCGCCTTCCACCCGGACTACGAGGGCAATCCTCTAGTCAACGTCGCCTGCGTCGGCCTCGTCACCGAGGACCGCCTCGTCACCGCCGAGGCCCAAAAGGCGGGCAACGCGCTCGTGCTCGTCGGCAACGCCACCGGTCGGGACGGGCTGGGCGGGGCCTCCTTCGCCAGCGAGGACCTCGCGGAGGACGCCGAGACCGAGGACCGCCCCGCGGTGCAGGTCGGCGACCCCTACGCGGAGAAGCTGCTCATCGAGGCCAACGAGATGCTCGTCGATGAAGGGTTGGTCGAGTCCGCCCGCGACCTGGGGGCGGCGGGGCTGGGCGGGGCGTCCTCGGAACTCGTCGCGAAAGGTGGTCTGGGCGCACGGATCGATCTGAACAGCGTCCACCAGCGCGAGCCGGACATGAACGCCATGGAGATCCTGCTCGCCGAATCCCAGGAGCGAATGTGCTACGAGGTCCGTCCGGAGAACGTCGACCGGGTCGAGGAGATCGCGGCGCGCTTCGATCTGGGTTGTTCGGTCATCGGCGAGGTCAGCGAGGGGAACTACACCTGTACGTTCGGGGGAAGCGAGGCACAACGCGTTCGAGAACCGCAGGGTGGTTCTCCCAGCCCATCAGAAGTGCGTTGCACTTCTGAGGACGCCTCGGACGGCCCGGGCGGTGAGCAAGGCGAACCGCGAGGGCGCGAGACGGTCGTCGACGTCCCTCCCGGCTTTCTCACCGATGGCGCGCCGATGAACGACCTCGACTACGTCGAGCCCGAAGAACCCGCACGCGAGGTGCCCGACGTCGATATCGAGGAGGCGTTTCGGGAGGTCGTTTCGAGCCCGAACACTGCGAGCAAGGAATGGGTCTACCGCCAGTACGACCACGAGGTCGGCCTGCGAACGGCCGTGAAGCCGGGCGACGACGCCGCCGTGTTGGCCATCCGGGACGCGGACGCTGCGAGCAGTGCGGACCGCGGGCGCGGATCGGATCTGGCGATCTCGGCGGGCGCGGATCCCAACTGGACGGCCGCCGACCCCTACGAGGGCGCGCGGGCGGTCGCCGTCGAGAACGCGACCAACCTCGCGGCCAAGGGTGCGACCCCGCTCGCGGCCGTCGACTGCCTCAACGGCGGCAATCCCGAGAAACCCGACGTGTATGGTGGTTTTCGGGCGATCGTCTCGGGGCTGGCCGATGCCTGTTCGGCCCTCGCGGTCCCGGTCGTCGGCGGCAACGTCTCCCTGTACAACGATTCTGCGACCGGCCCGATCCCGCCGACCCCGACGCTCGCGATGGTCGGGACGGTAGACGATCGAGATGCCCCGCCGACGCGTCTGGCCGGCGAGGGGTCCCTCCTGGTCGTCGGCGACCCGGTACTGACGGGCGACGCGACGCCCGAACTGGGCGGCTCGGAGCTGCTCGCGCGCGTGGGCGGCTCGGATCGTTTCCCTGCACCCGCCGAAAACGCCCCCGCGTTCGCCGGAGCGCTCGCGGGGATCGCCAACGACGAGGGAACGCTTGCGGTCCACGACGCGAGCCACGGCGGGCTCGCCGTGACGCTCGCGGAGATGGTCGGCGAGGCCGGCGCGCGCGTCGACCTCTCGGGCGGGCCGGCGCTCGGGCGGCTGTTCAACGAGCGTGCGGGCCGTGCAGTGATCGAGACGACCGACCCCGACGCCGTCCGCGAGCGCTTTTCGGGGGTCGCGCCCGTCGTCGAGATCGGCGAGGCCACCCCCGAGGAGACGCTCGAAATCGCGACTGACGTGGGCGAACTCGTCTCCGACGCCGACGAGATCGCCGCGCTGCGCGACGTCCTCGCACGTGAACTGGACTGATCGACTCAGGTCTTCGAGAGCCCACGGGCCTCCTCTGCGGATTCCTTCACCGAGTCGAGCGTCGCCTTCGTGCCCGTCGCGCTCACGGCGGCGTTGACCGTTCCCTCGACCAGCGGGGCGTCCGCGAAGACCGCCTCGACCTCGGCCACCTCGACGGCCATCTCGGCGTTCATCACCGCGCTGCCGAGGTCCGCAAGGACGACGACGCCCTCCGCCTCCGCGCTCGCCTCCTCGATCGCGTCGGCGATCAGGTCGACGCTCGTTCCCAGCCGGCCGTCGTCGGTGCCGCCGGCGGCGATCACGGCGGCGTCGCCGGCCATCTCGCCGGCGACCTCACACACCCCCTCCGCGAGCCGCGCGCTGTGGGAGACGACGACGAGCCCGATCATTCGCCCGACCCCTCTTCGATTTCCGCCTCGGCTTCCGCGTCAGCCACCGCCGCCTCGCCGTCGAGATACTCCGCGGCCACGTCGTGGATCTCCTCGAGCATGTAGAGCGTGCTCGTCGCGCCCGGATCGGGGTGACCGACCGAGCGCCAGCCGAGATACGACGCCCGGCCCTTGCTCGCGCGGATGGGGGTCGTAAACCGGACGCCGCGCTCGGCGGCGTCGACGGCCTTCGAGAGCGCTGCCAGTGGGTCGAGGTCGTCGACCTCGATCGCGCGCTTGTACGTGTGAACAGCGGGGGTGAGCGCGTCGACCATCGTCTTATCCCCGACGCTCGCCCCGCCGCGGTCCTTCACCTTTTCGAGGTAGGCCTCGGCGAACGCCACCGACGATTCGGTCGTTATCCCCTCCTCGAACTCGCTGCTCGCGACCGCGAGCGACCCGCCATAGAGGGGACCCGACGCGCCGCCGACCTTCGAGAGCAGCGCCATCCCCGCGGCCTTGACGAACGCGTCAGGGTCGTTTTCGGAATCTGCCCCGTCGAGTGCGGCCTGAAATCCTCTATGTAAGTTCGCGCCGTGGTCCGCATCTCCGATCGCGGAATCGAGTTCGGTGAGGTGGTCCTTCTCCAATTCGATCCGGTCGGCGATCGCCGTGAGTACAGCGGAGAGCGCCTCGCGCTGGGTATCCTCGTCCACGTTACTCCCCCCGAACCGTCAGTGCGGGCGTGTCGGCAGGCGCGCCCAGCAACTCCTCGAGTTCGTCGTCGAGTTCGAGCACCGTCACCGAACAGCCGGCCATGTCCAGCGAAGTCATGTAGTCGCCGACCCACGCCTCCCCGACGTCGAACCCGCGCTCGCCGAGCAGTTCCTGCACGCGGCGGTTCACGACGTACAGCTCCATCAGCGGGGTCGCGCCCATCCCGTTGACGATCGTGGCGATCCGCGCGCCCTCCGCGAGATCGAGGTCGTCGAGCACCCGCTCGGTGAGATGGTCTGCGACCGCGTCGGCGCTCATCACGTCCGCTCGCTCGACGCCCGGCTCGCCGTGGATACCGATCCCGAGTTCGATCTCGTCCGCGGGGAGGTCGAACGTCGGCTCGCCCTTCTCGGGAGTCGTACAGGAGGTCAGTGCCATCCC includes these proteins:
- a CDS encoding iron chelate uptake ABC transporter family permease subunit yields the protein MTRRIETGAWSAGLCVLLVVVILLSAALGPVRVDPVVVAKVLLNAVALPAGIGPASPAGIGPLSVPLPRVEWTPAFDFAVPETHETIVMRIRLPRVVLAAVVGFALAAAGTVMQGFFRNPMADPSIIGV
- a CDS encoding PGF-CTERM-anchored ABC transporter substrate-binding protein: MNRVFTVVVALLVLTSTFGIGAVGAHDGVAAAQSEIECEFPATVTDATGEEITVEEEPERIVAMQPSDAQMLWEIGAREKVVGMPVGQYTEYLEGHDEPTDITQDDGLTVNTEQVVDLEPDVVFASSVADEEQVAQLRDAGITVYQVGDATSIDDVRENTETFGQLSGECAGAAETLDWMDEEIGAIERAVEGEDSPTVLFAMGDGFTAGEGTFIEDVIETAGGENLGSEAGIESYGQISEEVVLSEDPDWIVYPDGNFEEPPVSDQVLQSTTAGQEDQVFAVNANQMNQPGPQVVYAIDALAETFHPDAYEAIGNDTAAANDSTNEAAGNDSTDAADGSGGEDQPGFGVVAALVALAAAGLLFFRRR
- the srp19 gene encoding signal recognition particle subunit SRP19, coding for MVENVIWPAYLDADVSRSKGRRVPLDIAIDEPTVEEIAAAAQQVGYDAVIERDQTYPREYERRGRVLIKDADDASKNDLVQAIAAYVTALRE
- a CDS encoding H/ACA ribonucleoprotein complex subunit GAR1; the encoded protein is MKRVGEVVRTAQGLAIVRCPEDSRPDIGTVVLDESLSKVGRVVDVFGPVSHPYVAVTPDDRSALAGLLGGKLYAR
- a CDS encoding presenilin family intramembrane aspartyl protease PSH encodes the protein MDQRSHVLAAVAGTVALFLSIQLGALALVEPFQSAGLQAVENPDDPTNSLLYIGAILVATGVMLAAFKFDLQWLIRGLVVLASVFLSWYVLVVVLPAPVVIGGVHVPAALGALAVGAGLTLYPEWYVIDAAGVIMGAGAAGIFGITFGIFPAIVLLVVLAVYDAISVYGTKHMLSLADGVMEIKLPVLLIVPVSVGYSFLEEAPTGDDEENREDGTTGSDDRDAFFIGLGDAVIPTVLVASAAFFVPTPSLSIPGVALTVPALGGMIGTLAGLLVLLWMVLQGRAHAGLPLLNGGTIAGYLAGALASGLTLTQAIGL
- a CDS encoding MgtC/SapB family protein; amino-acid sequence: MIEGALAEIGLEVQRLFVAVALGLFLGLEREWSQKSAGIRTFSLVTLAGSVFVIVGSDGLLVVGGVLVVVHGAFLGVKGLADDEGLYLTTSISMFVAYGVGILVASGYVLEGVVVALLSSLLLVLKRELHEFARELSKEEVKSASELAILAFVIYPLLPTENMGPWNAVDPRTVWLLVIAMSAIGFVNYVIIQKFGSQGVGISGFFGGLVNSTAAVGEIASRARTSQDFTGLAVGGILLADAAMAFRNLLIIVVFVPELAFVIGIPLAAIALAGIALSLLMSDWDVELETEFESPFSLSNALKFGTLFLVVLIASAGAQELFGSTGFLATSFFSGLVSSGSVATTAVVLVQSGQLSTNVAAAGVLAGTVASILVKIALAASIERSIVRPVVRGSAALIAVGLLSMGAALAFA
- a CDS encoding ornithine cyclodeaminase family protein, with the translated sequence MTDTLFLTSDDLVDLADPEDYVDAVREGYRQRGAGAAAEPRTKLRNDDPPGMLTGYMAILPETGVMGGYTYGAGFGARDAWFVTPLFDAESGEPLALLDGAYLNPFKTGAAGAVGVDTLAREDASTLGLIGSGAQARGQLRATAAVREFDSVRVYSTTRENREAFADEMDAIVDPTVEAVETSADAVSGADVVITATNASDPVFDGELLEPGTHVTAMGQYDTRKHELDATTVSRAKYVLDLRARMDRDAGSLMAAIEQGVVGPDHVHGELGEVISGDVSGRESTEEITVFDSGGTGIETVAAAHMLYERAREAGLGTEIEFTPASEAMPGR
- a CDS encoding DUF3054 domain-containing protein, which translates into the protein MAGVTRFDRSAATLFVLFGDLAIIAAQLSYGLITHGTDPLADLPYTAETVVPFLLGWLLVAPMVGVYTARIRESFVETLLAVGIAWLVAALIGVGLRATPWLVGGAPPTFVLVTVATGLVTLLPWRVLVTALSRRG
- a CDS encoding GNAT family N-acetyltransferase, giving the protein MESELLGWPPDGPKLELDYRTFSYAGKFVMTNTGKAVIREEGEVRAAAAFNEDRTEPETLWIRYITTHVEHRGEGLGPRLLAFVRERARGRGYDRVRIAVNNPFAYEACYRAGFAYTGRETGLAELVLETPTKETEERYQEGLDAFRERDLDDAEREFLARKEESDPPDESGRRNG
- a CDS encoding NUDIX hydrolase, coding for METTRHFTATVYVVNEGATALHEHEKLGLWLPPGGHVDRDELPHETALREAREETGLDVEILSEHDDVSSSTVESLPEPAHLLLEDINVSENGVGHQHIDFVYYGWANSRALDPADGEQGSEDWEWVGPETLEDERFDPDVTRLGREALSRFE